The Juglans microcarpa x Juglans regia isolate MS1-56 chromosome 8S, Jm3101_v1.0, whole genome shotgun sequence genome has a window encoding:
- the LOC121243858 gene encoding photosystem I chlorophyll a/b-binding protein 5, chloroplastic isoform X2 has protein sequence MALAGGRVFLVQPCFSSSFVCKNIINKPSFGVKNTFWPARLGPTSRITRTVVRAQLRPTWLPGLDPPPYLDGSLPGDYGFDPLGLGEDPQSLKWYVQAELVHARFAMLGVAGILFTDLLRATGIINLPLWYDAGAIKFKFANTGTLFIVQLILMGPGSQAEGPFLGIEAALEGLEPGYPGGPLLNPLGLAKDIKNAGDWKLKEIKNGRLAMVAMLGFFVQAYVTHVGPIDNLVEHLSNPWHTTIIQNLSHPAS, from the exons aTGGCTCTTGCAGGGGGAAGAGTATTCCTTGTTCAGCCATGCTTTTCTTCATCCTTTGTTTGTAAGAACATTATTAATAAGCCCTCATTTGGTGTAAAGAACACATTTTGGCCTGCTAGACTAGGACCCACTTCACGTATTACCCGAACCGTGGTTCGAGCTCAGCTCCGCCCTACATGGCTACCCGGGCTTGACCCTCCACCCTACCTTGATGGAAG TCTACCGGGAGATTATGGATTTGACCCACTTGGGCTTGGAGAGGATCCGCAAAGCTTGAAATGGTATGTGCAGGCAGAGCTGGTTCATGCTCGCTTTGCCATGCTCGGAGTTGCTGGAATTCTTTTTACTGAT TTACTGCGTGCGACAGGAATCATCAATCTACCACTTTGGTACGATGCAGGTGCAATAAAATTCAAGTTTGCCAACACAGGAACTCTGTTCATTGTCCAACTAATCTTGATGGG TCCCGGATCTCAAGCTGAGGGACCTTTTCTTGGGATAGAAGCAGCACTAGAAGGCTTAGAACCTGG ATACCCCGGTGGTCCTTTGCTAAATCCTCTTGGTTTGGCTAAAGACATCAAAAATGCCGGTGACTGGAAACTGAAAGAGATTAAAAATG GACGTCTTGCAATGGTAGCCATGCTCGGATTCTTTGTGCAAGCTTATGTGACTCATGTAGGACCAATTGATAACCTTGTGGAACACCTCTCAAATCCATGGCACACAACTATAATTCAGAACCTTTCTCACCCTGCCTCTTAA
- the LOC121244035 gene encoding probable LRR receptor-like serine/threonine-protein kinase At3g47570: protein MAHASSSSFCMQYFVFICCFVSSITFVVGAGNETDRLALLDFKAKITHDPLGFLSSWNDSIHFCRWQGVTCGRKHHERVTKLDVQSQNLGGSISPQVGNLSFLRELTLLNNSFIHIIPPEVGRLRRLQILALGNNSISGQIPRNISGCANLFYIRVHYNQLFGEIPAELSTLSKLRRLSLYNNNLIGSIPPSFGNLSSLEVLDAAYNNLGGSIPESFGELTKLILFSLGSNRFAGTVPPSIFNLSSIIVFDVGENKLHGSLPWDMGITLPNLQHFHIFENQFSGSIPVSIANASYLYGLYIDSNKLTGKVPSVEMLYRLEAFSIHSNLFGHGGGNDLGFLCSLTNATDLRILSTNNNNLGGVLPNCISNFSTTLSLLGLGENRISGSIPRGLGNLINLETLGIGKNTISGSIPSEISYLGKLRILDLYENNLSGNIPASLGNLTLLINLYLGMNNLHGAIPPSLAKCQNLFELVLSRNKLSGIIPPQVMGLISFSLISVHLSANQFTGILPMEIGNSKNLERLDISENKLFGEIPASLGGCVKLEVLDMRKNFFQGPIPSSLESLRGIELLDLSNNNLSGEIPKFLERLNLLEKLDLSYNHFEGEVPTKGVFSNASATSVKGNGELCGGITEFQLPKCKFKKSQKGQKLSRTLKLIISLLAALLGIALVLLCLLFSLRKKRKENPSRNSENSLLNVSYQSLLKATNGFSSANLIGVGSFGSVYKGVLDQDSRTIAVKVLNLLRHGASRSFIAECEALRNIRHRNLVKVLSACSSVDFQGHDFKALVYEFMVNGNLDEWLHPNPKTNDDEALERPQSLSLLQRLNIAIDVANALEYLHHHCDKPIVHCDLKPGNVLLDEEMTAHVGDFGLARFLIERAQDCSTDQTSSIGVRGTVGYAPPEYGMGNEVSTYGDVYSYGILLLEMFTGKRPTDDMFKDSFMLHEFVKAALPERLVDVIDPVLLWEREDQHGETRTNETPNYIQSQITISSKIRECLSLILGIGVACSMEFPRERMNIKDVLKELHSIREKTSRN from the exons ATGGCGCatgcatcatcatcttctttctgCATGCAGTATTTTGTGTTCATCTGTTGCTTTGTCTCGTCGATCACCTTTGTGGTTGGCGCAGGGAATGAGACTGACAGGTTGGCCTTGCTGGATTTCAAGGCCAAGATAACTCATGACCCACTTGGTTTCCTGAGCTCCTGGAATGATAGCATCCATTTCTGCAGATGGCAAGGTGTTACATGTGGTCGAAAACATCATGAGAGGGTCACAAAATTGGACGTGCAATCCCAAAATCTGGGGGGCTCCATATCACCACAAGTAGGAAACTTGAGTTTTCTTAGGGAACTAACCCTCTTAAACAACAGCTTTATTCATATAATCCCTCCAGAAGTTGGGCGTCTGCGCAGACTGCAAATCTTGGCATTAGGCAACAACAGTATCAGTGGCCAAATTCCAAGGAATATATCTGGTTGCGCCAATCTCTTCTACATCCGAGTTCATTATAATCAACTATTTGGAGAAATCCCAGCAGAGCTTTCCACCTTGTCCAAGCTCCGACGATTGTCTCTTTACAATAATAACCTAATAGGAAGTATCCCTCCTTCTTTTGGAAACTTATCTTCTCTTGAAGTATTGGATGCTGCTTATAACAACTTGGGGGGGAGTATTCCGGAATCTTTTGGCGAGCTGACGAAACTAATACTTTTTAGTTTGGGTTCAAATAGATTTGCCGGTACAGTTCCTCCATCAATCTTTAATCTCTCTTCTATCATAGTCTTTGATGTAGGAGAGAACAAATTACATGGGAGTCTTCCTTGGGACATGGGCATCACCTTACCCAATCTCCAACATTTTCACATTTTTGAAAATCAGTTTTCTGGATCTATCCCTGTTTCAATAGCTAACGCTTCATATCTATATGGCCTGTATATAGACTCCAATAAACTCACTGGAAAAGTTCCCTCTGTAGAAATGCTTTACAGACTTGAGGCGTTTTCCATTCACTCCAATCTCTTTGGACATGGTGGAGGAAATGACTTAGGTTTTCTTTGCTCTCTCACTAATGCCACGGATCTCAGGATATTgtctacaaataataataacctTGGCGGTGTGTTGCCTAATTGCATTAGCAACTTCTCCACTACTCTTAGCTTACTGGGTCTAGGAGAAAATAGAATATCTGGAAGCATTCCAAGAGGGTTAGGAAATCTCATCAACTTAGAGACGCTGGGGATTGGCAAGAACACAATCTCAGGTAGTATTCCTTCTGAGATCAGCTACCTTGGGAAGTTAAGAATTTTGGATTTATATGAAAACAATCTCTCAGGGAACATTCCAGCCTCTCTAGGGAACTTAACACTAttgataaatttgtatttaGGAATGAATAACCTTCATGGTGCAATCCCTCCAAGCCTAGCTAAGTGCcaaaatttgtttgaattggTTCTTTCTAGGAATAAGCTCAGTGGTATTATCCCTCCACAAGTCATGGGTCTGATCTCATTCTCACTAATTTCTGTGCACTTGTCTGCAAACCAATTTACTGGTATCCTCCCCATGGAAATAGGAAACTCGAAAAATCTGGAAAGATTAGATATTTCTGAAAATAAGTTATTTGGTGAAATCCCAGCAAGTCTTGGCGGCTGTGTAAAACTAGAAGTTCTTGACATGAGAAAAAACTTCTTCCAAGGACCCATTCCTTCATCATTGGAGTCATTAAGAGGTATTGAACTTTTAGATCTTTCTAACAACAATTTGTCTGGAGAAATTCCAAAGTTTTTGGAACGTCTCAACTTATTGGAGAAATTGGATCTATCTTACAACCATTTTGAGGGTGAGGTACCAACAAAAGGAGTTTTCAGTAATGCAAGTGCAACTTCAGTTAAGGGAAATGGTGAGCTCTGTGGTGGGATAACAGAGTTTCAGCTTCCTAAAtgtaaattcaaaaaatccCAGAAGGGGCAGAAGCTGAGCCGTACCTTGAAGTTGATCATCTCTCTGCTTGCTGCACTTCTTGGAATCGCTTTGGTTTTGTTGTGTCTACTTTTTTCTctaagaaagaagagaaaagaaaacccttCAAGAAACTCAGAAAATTCTCTTCTGAATGTATCTTACCAAAGCCTCCTAAAAGCTACAAACGGGTTCTCCTCGGCTAATTTAATTGGTGTTGGTAGCTTTGGGTCAGTGTATAAAGGAGTTCTTGATCAGGATTCTCGTACAATTGCTGTCAAGGTCCTCAACCTCTTGCGCCATGGAGCTTCTAGGAGTTTCATTGCTGAATGCGAAGCTTTAAGAAATATCAGACATCGGAATCTTGTAAAAGTACTTTCAGCTTGTTCAAGTGTTGACTTTCAAGGTCATGATTTCAAGGCTTTGGTGTATGAATTCATGGTAAATGGCAATCTAGACGAGTGGTTGCatccaaatccaaaaacaaatgaTGATGAGGCTCTAGAGAGACCACAGAGTTTGAGTCTTCTTCAAAGGTTGAATATTGCCATTGATGTTGCTAATGCATTGGAATATCTTCACCATCATTGCGATAAACCGATTGTTCACTGCGATCTCAAGCCAGGAAACGTTCTTCTCGATGAAGAAATGACTGCACATGTTGGTGACTTCGGCTTGGCGAGATTTCTTATTGAGCGCGCACAAGATTGTTCAACTGATCAAACAAGCTCCATTGGAGTAAGAGGAACTGTGGGTTATGCTCCTCCag AGTATGGTATGGGAAACGAGGTATCAACATATGGTGATGTATACAGTTATGGCATACTCTTGCTGGAGATGTTCACAGGAAAAAGGCCAACTGATGACATGTTCAAGGACAGCTTTATGCTACATGAATTTGTCAAAGCAGCTTTGCCTGAACGACTGGTTGATGTTATTGATCCTGTTCTTCTTTGGGAAAGAGAAGATCAGCATGGAGAGACAAGAACTAATGAGACTCCCAATTATATTCAGAGTCAAATCACAATTAGTTCCAAAATCAGAGAATGCTTGAGTTTGATACTTGGAATCGGAGTTGCTTGTTCCATGGAATTTCCAAGGGAAAGGATGAACATCAAGGATGTCTTGAAAGAGTTGCATTCGATTCGAGAAAAAACTTCTCGGAATTAG
- the LOC121243858 gene encoding photosystem I chlorophyll a/b-binding protein 5, chloroplastic isoform X1 has product MALAGGRVFLVQPCFSSSFVCKNIINKPSFGVKNTFWPARLGPTSRITRTVVRAQLRPTWLPGLDPPPYLDGSLPGDYGFDPLGLGEDPQSLKWYVQAELVHARFAMLGVAGILFTDLLRATGIINLPLWYDAGAIKFKFANTGTLFIVQLILMGFAETKRYMDFVSPGSQAEGPFLGIEAALEGLEPGYPGGPLLNPLGLAKDIKNAGDWKLKEIKNGRLAMVAMLGFFVQAYVTHVGPIDNLVEHLSNPWHTTIIQNLSHPAS; this is encoded by the exons aTGGCTCTTGCAGGGGGAAGAGTATTCCTTGTTCAGCCATGCTTTTCTTCATCCTTTGTTTGTAAGAACATTATTAATAAGCCCTCATTTGGTGTAAAGAACACATTTTGGCCTGCTAGACTAGGACCCACTTCACGTATTACCCGAACCGTGGTTCGAGCTCAGCTCCGCCCTACATGGCTACCCGGGCTTGACCCTCCACCCTACCTTGATGGAAG TCTACCGGGAGATTATGGATTTGACCCACTTGGGCTTGGAGAGGATCCGCAAAGCTTGAAATGGTATGTGCAGGCAGAGCTGGTTCATGCTCGCTTTGCCATGCTCGGAGTTGCTGGAATTCTTTTTACTGAT TTACTGCGTGCGACAGGAATCATCAATCTACCACTTTGGTACGATGCAGGTGCAATAAAATTCAAGTTTGCCAACACAGGAACTCTGTTCATTGTCCAACTAATCTTGATGGG CTTTGCTGAAACTAAGAGGTACATGGATTTTGTTAGTCCCGGATCTCAAGCTGAGGGACCTTTTCTTGGGATAGAAGCAGCACTAGAAGGCTTAGAACCTGG ATACCCCGGTGGTCCTTTGCTAAATCCTCTTGGTTTGGCTAAAGACATCAAAAATGCCGGTGACTGGAAACTGAAAGAGATTAAAAATG GACGTCTTGCAATGGTAGCCATGCTCGGATTCTTTGTGCAAGCTTATGTGACTCATGTAGGACCAATTGATAACCTTGTGGAACACCTCTCAAATCCATGGCACACAACTATAATTCAGAACCTTTCTCACCCTGCCTCTTAA
- the LOC121244093 gene encoding protein WEAK CHLOROPLAST MOVEMENT UNDER BLUE LIGHT 1-like, translated as MDEVKPPHDVKTAQEMPLQSSPSQDDCHSHVEANPVTNGKAEANSQSSETEQDTSDVPTLGQDRPTPADPSASSLTDKTDKIETGQGAKVTEDSTSCGIIDSPDKQQAQDSSSIDTAHIQVGDVNLASAFSPEVRKSENQDHEVSDEHSSPEVRESENVDHAAASNELLWPRAKVADTAIKKPATIVPSEYVKQVDVNRGNIDTTAPFESVKEAVSKFGGIVDWKAHRIQTVKRRRHVEQELEKVQEEIPDHKRRSEIAEEAKVQVLKELDSTKRLIEELKLNLERAQTEEDQAKQDSELAMLRVKEMEQGIDDEASVAAKAQLEVAKARHTTAIVELKSVKEELEALHKEYASLVADKDVAVKEAEEAVAASKEVEKTVEELTIELIATKESLESAHVAHLEAEEQRIGAAMAREQDSLYWEKELKQAEEELQRLDQQILSAKELKSKLGTASALLLDLKAELASYMESKLKEETDEGQAHSDVAHYAELHSHSELEEPGNKTHSNIRAAVASAKKELDEVKINIEKATYEVNCLKEAAASLKSELETEKSTLATIRQREGMASVAVASLEAELDRTRSEIALVQMKEKEAREKMVELPKQLQQAAQEADQAKSLAQTAREMLRKAEEEAEQAKAGASTVESRLLAAQKEIEAAKASEKLAIAAIKALEESESARSTNDVDLPRNVTLSLEEYYELSKCAHEAEEQANVRVATAISQIEAAKESELQSLERLKQVNEEMAARKEALRSAMDKAERAKEGKLGVEQELRKWRAEHEQRRKASESAQVVNPVKSPRKSFEGIKESHNFEVAPDAILPTHGASSPQTHMRGYNSESELSTEGRVGRRKKRPLFPRILMFLARSKSRTPKPT; from the exons ATGGATGAAGTGAAGCCTCCTCATGATGTGAAAACTGCACAAGAGATGCCTCTACAGTCCTCACCTTCGCAGGATGATTGTCATTCTCATGTTGAAGCTAATCCAGTTACCAATGGAAAAGCAGAAGCCAACAGTCAGTCTTCAGAAACTGAACAAGATACATCTGATGTTCCAACTCTGGGACAAGATCGGCCAACTCCAGCAGACCCTTCAGCTTCAAGCTTAACAgataaaactgataaaatagAGACAGGCCAAGGGGCTAAAGTGACAGAAGATTCTACAAGCTGTGGGATAATAGATTCTCCTGATAAGCAGCAAGCTCAAGACAGTTCTTCTATTGACACTGCTCATATTCAAGTGGGTGATGTGAATTTGGCTTCTGCTTTCTCTCCTGAGGTAAGGAAATCCGAAAATCAGGACCATGAAGTATCTGACGAGCATTCCTCTCCCGAGGTAAGGGAATCTGAAAATGTGGATCATGCAGCAGCATCCAATGAGCTTCTTTGGCCCCGTGCAAAGGTTGCTGATACTGCCATTAAGAAACCAGCAACAATTGTTCCTTCTGAATATGTTAAACAGGTAGATGTAAACAGAGGCAATATTGATACAACAGCACCTTTTGAATCTGTCAAAGAAGCTGTTTCCAAATTTGGAGGAATTGTTGATTGGAAAGCCCATAGAATCCAAACTGTGAAG AGGCGCAGGCATGTAGaacaagaacttgagaaagtaCAGGAGGAGATTCCTGATCATAAGAGACGATCAGAGATAGCTGAGGAGGCAAAAGTGCAAGTGCTAAAGGAGTTGGACAGTACTAAGAGACTCATAGAAGAACTAAAGCTCAACCTCGAGAGGGCACAAACAGAGGAGGATCAAGCAAAACAAGACTCGGAACTTGCCATGCTCAGGGTGAAAGAGATGGAGCAAGGAATTGATGATGAGGCCAGTGTTGCAGCCAAGGCACAGCTTGAAGTGGCTAAAGCCAGGCATACAACTGCAATTGTGGAGCTAAAATCTGTAAAAGAAGAGTTGGAAGCACTGCATAAGGAATATGCTTCTTTGGTGGCTGATAAAGACGTAGCTGTGAAGGAAGCTGAGGAGGCTGTTGCCGCATCAAAGGAAGTTGAGAAGACCGTGGAAGAACTGACTATTGAGCTTATCGCCACAAAGGAGTCATTAGAGTCTGCACATGTGGCCCATTTGGAAGCAGAGGAACAAAGAATAGGAGCAGCCATGGCCAGAGAGCAGGATTCTCTCTATTGGGAGAAGGAGTTAAAGCAGGCAGAAGAGGAGCTTCAGAGACTTGATCAGCAAATTTTATCAGCAAAAGAACTCAAGTCAAAACTTGGCACTGCCTCAGCCTTGCTACTTGATTTGAAAGCTGAACTAGCATCTTATATGGAATCAAAATTGAAGGAGGAAACTGACGAAGGACAAGCACATAGTGATGTTGCTCACTATGCTGAGCTACACTCACATAGTGAGCTAGAGGAACCAGGAAATAAAACTCATAGCAATATACGAGCAGCAGTTGCTTCTGCAAAGAAAGAACTTGATGAAGTGAAGATTAACATAGAGAAAGCAACTTATGAAGTAAATTGCTTGAAGGAGGCTGCTGCATCATTGAAGTCGGAGCTTGAAACAGAGAAATCCACTCTTGCCACCATTAGGCAAAGAGAAGGAATGGCATCAGTTGCAGTTGCATCTCTTGAAGCTGAGCTAGACAGGACGAGGTCTGAAATAGCTCTAGTTCAGATGAAGGAGAAAGAAGCTAGAGAAAAGATGGTGGAGTTGCCCAAACAATTACAGCAAGCAGCCCAAGAGGCTGATCAGGCCAAGTCACTTGCTCAAACGGCTCGCGAAATGCTGCGCAAGGCAGAGGAAGAAGCTGAACAAGCAAAGGCTGGAGCAAGTACTGTGGAGAGTAGATTACTTGCAGCTCAAAAGGAGATAGAAGCTGCCAAGGCTTCAGAGAAGCTGGCCATAGCAGCAATAAAAGCACTAGAAGAGAGTGAATCGGCTAGAAGCACCAATGATGTTGATTTGCCTAGAAATGTAACGCTTTCTCTTGAAGAGTACTATGAGCTCAGCAAATGTGCCCACGAGGCAGAGGAGCAGGCCAACGTGAGGGTGGCAACTGCAATTTCCCAAATCGAAGCAGCCAAGGAATCTGAGTTACAAAGCTTAGAAAGGTTAAAACAAGTGAATGAGGAGATGGCTGCTCGAAAGGAAGCACTGAGATCTGCGATGGACAAGGCTGAGAGGGCCAAGGAAGGGAAGTTAGGTGTAGAACAGGAGTTAAGAAAATGGAGGGCTGAACATGAACAGCGACGGAAGGCTAGCGAGTCTGCTCAAGTAGTAAATCCGGTTAAAAGCCCGAGGAAAAGTTTCGAGGGGATAAAAGAATCACACAATTTTGAGGTGGCACCCGATGCCATACTCCCTACTCATGGTGCATCTAGCCCACAGACACATATGCGTGGGTATAACTCTGAAAGTGAGTTATCCACAGAAGGGAGGgttggaagaagaaagaagagaccACTGTTTCCGCGGATTCTTATGTTTTTGGCCAGAAGTAAGTCACGTACACCCAAGCCAACATAA
- the LOC121244948 gene encoding sterol carrier protein 2: MAESSSKQLKSDALMDQMKLHLATDAGKELTKKINLVYQINIAPKKIGFDEVAYVVDLKKGEVSKGSYEGGKPDATFSFKDEDFVKVALGKMNPQIAFMRGAMKIKGSLSAAQKFTPDIFPKPSKM, translated from the exons ATGGCGGAGTCCAGCAGCAAGCAGCTCAAGTCCGACGCCTTGATGGACCAGATGAAGCTTCACCTGGCCACCGATGCCGGCAAAGAGCTCACTAAGAAGATCAACCTCGTTTATCAGATCAATATCGCTCCTAAG AAAATCGGATTCGATGAGGTAGCGTATGTCGTTGATCTGAAGAAGGGGGAGGTCAGCAAAG GTTCTTATGAAGGAGGAAAGCCTGATGCAACGTTTTCCTTCAAGGATGAGGATTTTGTTAAGGTTGCCTTGGGGAAAATGAATCCTCAAATTGCTTTCATGAG AGGTGCAATGAAGATTAAGGGCAGTCTGAGTGCAGCACAGAAATTCACACCAGATATTTTCCCCAAGCCTTCGAAGATGTGA